In Cryptomeria japonica chromosome 10, Sugi_1.0, whole genome shotgun sequence, a genomic segment contains:
- the LOC131055711 gene encoding heat shock cognate 70 kDa protein isoform X1, with translation MDRKAKDKVIGIDLGTTYSCVGVWQHDRIEIIANDQGNRTTPSMVAFTPDERLVGDAAKFQISTNPTNTVFDVKRLIGRTYNDPSVQSDKQLWPFTVIPGKNDKPMVEVTYKGEKRLFAAEEISSMVLVKMKTIAEQYLQCGVKKAVITVPAYFNDSQKRATKDAGKIAGLDVMRIINEPTAAAITYGFDALEEGTRNILVFDLGGGTFDVSIVTVERGKVEVKAVGGDMHLGGGDFDNRMLNYCVQLFNKKYKMDIGTNPKVLRRLRSECERAKRSLSSAVETVIDIDSLYEGQDFHTKIRRAKFEELNADLFDKCMQVVKQCLEDSKLSKHQINDIVLVGGSSRIPKVQELVSQFFEGKELCKSVNPDEAVAYGAALQAAVLNKENIHLVLMDVTPLSLGISVDDGIMKVVVPRNTPIPTLKESSVTTRFDNQTSVSFPIYEGERTLDAHNNLLGEFVLDGIPPARCGVPKIRVFFKVDEEGILTASAKDVGTGRNNQITVTNERERLCKEEIDRMVADAHIFHKEDEEMAKKHLAKNTLECYICNMKSRLMEAKNRGTMQIRVADDISGALNIVEEWLDENDNAAIEKFKAKLNELSLKCKCLT, from the coding sequence ATGGACAGGAAGGCCAAAGATAAGGTTATTGGAATTGATCTGGGGACAACTTACAGCTGTGTGGGAGTGTGGCAGCATGACAGAATTGAAATTATTGCTAATGACCAAGGAAACAGAACCACTCCCTCCATGGTTGCTTTCACCCCCGATGAAAGACTTGTTGGAGATGCTGCCAAGTTTCAGATTTCAACTAATCCTACCAACACTGTGTTTGATGTCAAGAGACTCATTGGAAGAACATACAATGATCCTTCTGTGCAGTCTGACAAACAATTGTGGCCTTTCACTGTGATTCCCGGTAAGAATGACAAGCCTATGGTTGAAGTGACTTATAAAGGTGAGAAAAGGCTATTTGCGGCTGAGGAAATCTCGTCCATGGTATTGGTAAAAATGAAGACGATAGCAGAGCAATACCTCCAGTGTGGTGTGAAGAAAGCTGTAATTACCGTGCCTGCTTATTTTAATGATTCACAGAAGCGAGCAACTAAAGATGCCGGTAAGATTGCAGGGCTTGATGTCATGCGGATCATCAATGAACCCACGGCTGCAGCAATAACTTATGGCTTTGATGCATTGGAGGAAGGAACAAGAAACATTCTAGTTTTCGACCTTGGAGGAGGTACCTTTGACGTATCTATTGTTACAGTGGAAAGAGGTAAGGTTGAAGTAAAAGCTGTTGGAGGGGACATGCATTTGGGAGGTGGGGATTTTGACAACAGGATGCTCAATTATTGTGTTCAGCTGTTCAACAAAAAGTATAAAATGGATATTGGTACAAATCCCAAAGTTCTTCGGAGACTACGCTCAGAGTGCGAGAGGGCAAAAAGAAGTTTGTCTTCGGCGGTAGAAACTGTAATTGACATAGATAGCCTGTATGAAGGGCAAGATTTCCACACAAAGATCAGAAGAGCCAAGTTTGAGGAGCTCAACGCTGACCTATTTGACAAATGCATGCAAGTAGTGAAGCAATGCCTGGAAGACTCCAAGCTTAGCAAACACCAAATAAACGACATTGTATTAGTAGGAGGTTCTTCGCGTATACCCAAGGTTCAGGAGTTGGTAAGTCAATTCTTTGAGGGAAAGGAGCTCTGCAAAAGTGTAAATCCAGACGAGGCAGTTGCTTATGGTGCAGCTTTGCAGGCAGCTGTACTCAACAAGGAAAACATTCACTTAGTCTTGATGGACGTCACTCCTTTGAGTCTTGGAATTTCAGTCGACGATGGCATCATGAAAGTAGTAGTGCCCCGCAATACTCCCATTCCTACTTTGAAAGAGTCTTCTGTCACCACAAGATTTGACAATCAGACAAGTGTAAGTTTTCCAATTTATGAAGGCGAGAGAACTTTGGATGCACACAATAATTTGCTTGGCGAATTTGTCCTCGATGGGATTCCACCTGCCCGGTGTGGGGTGCCTAAGATAAGAGTTTTCTTTAAAGTGGATGAAGAGGGAATTCTTACAGCCTCTGCCAAGGATGTGGGAACAGGGAGAAACAATCAAATTACTGTTACAAATGAGCGTGAGAGACTTTGTAAGGAGGAGATAGATAGAATGGTTGCTGATGCACACATATTTCATAAAGAGGATGAAGAAATGGCTAAGAAGCATTTGGCCAAAAACACTCTAGAATGTTATATTTGCAACATGAAAAGTAGGCTGATGGAGGCCAAGAACAGGGGAACAATGCAGATACGTGTTGCAGATGATATCAGTGGGGCACTAAATATTGTCGAGGAATGGCTAGATGAGAATGACAATGCAGCAATTGAGAAATTTAAAGCCAAATTGAACGAATTGTCATTGAAATGCAAGTGCTTAACATAA
- the LOC131055711 gene encoding heat shock cognate 70 kDa protein isoform X2 yields MDRKAKDKVIGIDLGTTYSCVGVWQHDRIEIIANDQGNRTTPSMVAFTPDERLVGDAAKFQISTNPTNTVFDVKRLIGRTYNDPSVQSDKQLWPFTVIPGKNDKPMVEVTYKGEKRLFAAEEISSMVLVKMKTIAEQYLQCGVKKAVITVPAYFNDSQKRATKDAGKIAGLDVMRIINEPTAAAITYGFDALEEGTRNILVFDLGGGTFDVSIVTVERGKVEVKAVGGDMHLGGGDFDNRMLNYCVQLFNKKYKMDIGTNPKVLRRLRSECERAKRSLSSAVETVIDIDSLYEGQDFHTKIRRAKFEELNADLFDKCMQVVKQCLEDSKLSKHQINDIVLVGGSSRIPKVQELVSQFFEGKELCKSVNPDEAVAYGAALQAAVLNKENIHLVLMDVTPLSLGISVDDGIMKVVVPRNTPIPTLKESSVTTRFDNQTSVSFPIYEGERTLDAHNNLLGEFVLDGIPPARCGVPKIRVFFKVDEEGILTASAKDVGTGRNNQITVTNERERLCKEEIDRMVADAHIFHKEDEEMAKKHLAKNRGTMQIRVADDISGALNIVEEWLDENDNAAIEKFKAKLNELSLKCKCLT; encoded by the exons ATGGACAGGAAGGCCAAAGATAAGGTTATTGGAATTGATCTGGGGACAACTTACAGCTGTGTGGGAGTGTGGCAGCATGACAGAATTGAAATTATTGCTAATGACCAAGGAAACAGAACCACTCCCTCCATGGTTGCTTTCACCCCCGATGAAAGACTTGTTGGAGATGCTGCCAAGTTTCAGATTTCAACTAATCCTACCAACACTGTGTTTGATGTCAAGAGACTCATTGGAAGAACATACAATGATCCTTCTGTGCAGTCTGACAAACAATTGTGGCCTTTCACTGTGATTCCCGGTAAGAATGACAAGCCTATGGTTGAAGTGACTTATAAAGGTGAGAAAAGGCTATTTGCGGCTGAGGAAATCTCGTCCATGGTATTGGTAAAAATGAAGACGATAGCAGAGCAATACCTCCAGTGTGGTGTGAAGAAAGCTGTAATTACCGTGCCTGCTTATTTTAATGATTCACAGAAGCGAGCAACTAAAGATGCCGGTAAGATTGCAGGGCTTGATGTCATGCGGATCATCAATGAACCCACGGCTGCAGCAATAACTTATGGCTTTGATGCATTGGAGGAAGGAACAAGAAACATTCTAGTTTTCGACCTTGGAGGAGGTACCTTTGACGTATCTATTGTTACAGTGGAAAGAGGTAAGGTTGAAGTAAAAGCTGTTGGAGGGGACATGCATTTGGGAGGTGGGGATTTTGACAACAGGATGCTCAATTATTGTGTTCAGCTGTTCAACAAAAAGTATAAAATGGATATTGGTACAAATCCCAAAGTTCTTCGGAGACTACGCTCAGAGTGCGAGAGGGCAAAAAGAAGTTTGTCTTCGGCGGTAGAAACTGTAATTGACATAGATAGCCTGTATGAAGGGCAAGATTTCCACACAAAGATCAGAAGAGCCAAGTTTGAGGAGCTCAACGCTGACCTATTTGACAAATGCATGCAAGTAGTGAAGCAATGCCTGGAAGACTCCAAGCTTAGCAAACACCAAATAAACGACATTGTATTAGTAGGAGGTTCTTCGCGTATACCCAAGGTTCAGGAGTTGGTAAGTCAATTCTTTGAGGGAAAGGAGCTCTGCAAAAGTGTAAATCCAGACGAGGCAGTTGCTTATGGTGCAGCTTTGCAGGCAGCTGTACTCAACAAGGAAAACATTCACTTAGTCTTGATGGACGTCACTCCTTTGAGTCTTGGAATTTCAGTCGACGATGGCATCATGAAAGTAGTAGTGCCCCGCAATACTCCCATTCCTACTTTGAAAGAGTCTTCTGTCACCACAAGATTTGACAATCAGACAAGTGTAAGTTTTCCAATTTATGAAGGCGAGAGAACTTTGGATGCACACAATAATTTGCTTGGCGAATTTGTCCTCGATGGGATTCCACCTGCCCGGTGTGGGGTGCCTAAGATAAGAGTTTTCTTTAAAGTGGATGAAGAGGGAATTCTTACAGCCTCTGCCAAGGATGTGGGAACAGGGAGAAACAATCAAATTACTGTTACAAATGAGCGTGAGAGACTTTGTAAGGAGGAGATAGATAGAATGGTTGCTGATGCACACATATTTCATAAAGAGGATGAAGAAATGGCTAAGAAGCATTTG GCCAAGAACAGGGGAACAATGCAGATACGTGTTGCAGATGATATCAGTGGGGCACTAAATATTGTCGAGGAATGGCTAGATGAGAATGACAATGCAGCAATTGAGAAATTTAAAGCCAAATTGAACGAATTGTCATTGAAATGCAAGTGCTTAACATAA